One genomic window of Boudabousia tangfeifanii includes the following:
- a CDS encoding DIP1984 family protein has protein sequence MKLAEALAKRADVQTRMVKLQPRTSNMMQVQEGEKPEEDPKELLAEYDRLLAEMTTLVMRINRTNVATKFDDEHTIADAIALRDAAKKEHNFYQQMADAASARQNRYSASEIKYVPTYSVTKLRKKADEAAKRYRELDTKIQGLNWNTDLLD, from the coding sequence ATGAAGTTAGCAGAAGCTTTAGCTAAACGAGCCGACGTTCAGACCCGAATGGTAAAACTCCAGCCACGCACTTCCAATATGATGCAGGTGCAGGAAGGGGAAAAGCCAGAAGAAGACCCCAAGGAACTCTTGGCCGAATATGACCGCTTGCTCGCCGAAATGACCACCCTAGTAATGCGAATCAACCGCACCAACGTGGCTACCAAGTTTGATGACGAGCACACTATCGCCGATGCAATCGCCCTGCGAGATGCTGCCAAGAAGGAACACAACTTCTACCAGCAGATGGCAGATGCCGCCTCGGCACGGCAAAACCGCTACTCGGCCTCGGAAATCAAATACGTGCCCACCTACTCGGTAACAAAACTCCGCAAAAAAGCAGACGAGGCCGCCAAACGATACCGAGAACTTGACACCAAGATTCAAGGCCTGAACTGGAACACCGACCTGCTTGACTAA
- a CDS encoding LemA family protein: MSALAIIGIVFLVLVILLGVFLIVSYNSFVNSRELVKNAKSQIAVQMETRWDALTSLISATKKYSEHESKVLHDTVQQRTGVNKDSAVSELEKDESTFTSAFNRLLAVAENYPDLKASEVYKETMRQLGEYEENIRMARMVFNDTTTKYNRKVLVFPMSIVAAMFGFRELPYFQISEGKSSSPSWD; encoded by the coding sequence ATGTCCGCATTAGCTATCATTGGGATCGTATTTTTGGTACTTGTGATCCTATTGGGCGTCTTCTTGATTGTTTCTTACAACAGTTTCGTCAACTCCCGCGAATTGGTGAAAAACGCTAAGAGTCAGATCGCGGTACAGATGGAAACTCGTTGGGATGCTTTGACTTCGCTGATCAGCGCCACTAAGAAGTACTCCGAGCATGAAAGTAAGGTTTTGCACGACACCGTTCAGCAGCGTACCGGTGTCAACAAGGACTCGGCAGTTTCTGAACTTGAAAAGGACGAGAGCACCTTCACTAGCGCTTTCAACCGCCTTCTCGCTGTGGCAGAAAACTACCCGGATTTGAAAGCCAGCGAAGTTTACAAGGAAACCATGCGTCAGCTTGGCGAGTACGAAGAAAACATTCGGATGGCCCGCATGGTATTCAACGACACCACCACCAAGTACAACCGCAAGGTGCTGGTCTTCCCAATGTCGATCGTGGCAGCCATGTTTGGTTTCCGCGAACTACCTTACTTCCAGATTTCCGAAGGCAAGTCCAGTTCGCCTAGCTGGGACTGA
- a CDS encoding DUF2207 family protein has product MAKKLSVALLAFLLILLPVSGMVSSAQATELVSLTINLDIDEDGNGHFEQVWETNDNRGTEKYIVIDNLKPTMKLTEFEVYEFDKKFEELPDWDVNASLDEKAFKSGINYNGTAQELCWGIGSYGKHKFTVKYTISNVIEKLDDAQVLNWQFVNPDLSEPPQNLKINITSKKFAAGIVQEVNTFGFKGDFKVTPTNISVQSTGDFGPKNYVVVLAKIAPDTYNTETQVFKTYQQVRATSFEGVQKEKWKKILWIALFVGLGTVSVVAVVLAIAMPLSRRRVRNKYLKSASGYGGSSYSKPPEFNIPKMYQLLELGNKSMSKEFRANLLSAYIMRWILDKRVTPVDDGSTIFGKQKYAIRIIDKNDDPFLDDAERMIFSMLIHAAGDNNVVEAGELKSYFQTTSGNLSWQSFTNHIENRGKHLLADNGWSEEARGRSLLVPFKELRLTSAGVEELSKVMGFRYYLETFTIVDEREMQEVVLWKYYLIYATLFGCADRVYEQLKRLVPNIKSVLAESENITSIATNLGDSGYSGITSGSFDGGGGSGGGGSFSGGGGGSSGGGSGGGTR; this is encoded by the coding sequence ATGGCTAAAAAACTCAGCGTAGCTCTTTTAGCTTTCCTTTTAATCTTGCTCCCAGTGAGCGGGATGGTTTCTTCTGCCCAAGCAACCGAACTAGTTTCCCTCACCATCAATTTGGATATTGACGAGGACGGTAATGGTCACTTCGAACAAGTGTGGGAGACGAACGATAACAGGGGTACCGAAAAGTACATTGTGATCGATAACCTCAAACCAACCATGAAACTTACCGAGTTTGAGGTTTACGAGTTCGACAAGAAGTTTGAAGAATTACCCGATTGGGATGTTAATGCCAGCCTTGACGAGAAGGCGTTTAAAAGTGGCATCAACTATAACGGGACAGCTCAAGAGCTCTGCTGGGGGATTGGTAGCTACGGTAAACACAAGTTCACCGTCAAATACACCATTTCCAATGTGATTGAAAAACTAGACGATGCCCAAGTGCTTAACTGGCAGTTCGTCAACCCCGACCTTTCTGAACCACCGCAGAATCTCAAAATCAATATCACTTCCAAAAAGTTCGCTGCCGGTATTGTGCAGGAAGTTAATACCTTTGGTTTCAAAGGCGACTTCAAAGTCACCCCCACAAATATTTCGGTACAATCAACCGGTGATTTTGGCCCGAAAAACTATGTGGTGGTGCTAGCCAAGATAGCCCCTGACACCTATAATACTGAAACTCAGGTGTTCAAGACTTACCAACAAGTTCGCGCTACCTCTTTCGAGGGAGTCCAAAAAGAGAAGTGGAAAAAGATTCTCTGGATCGCCCTGTTCGTTGGTCTTGGAACTGTTTCAGTAGTTGCAGTTGTTTTGGCGATTGCTATGCCGCTTAGCCGACGCCGTGTCAGAAATAAGTATTTGAAATCAGCTAGCGGTTACGGGGGCAGTAGCTACTCGAAACCACCTGAATTTAACATTCCAAAGATGTACCAACTCTTGGAACTGGGTAACAAGTCCATGTCTAAGGAGTTTCGAGCAAACCTACTCAGTGCCTACATTATGCGCTGGATCTTAGATAAACGAGTAACACCAGTAGATGATGGCAGTACCATTTTCGGCAAGCAAAAGTACGCCATCAGAATTATTGACAAAAACGATGACCCCTTCCTTGATGATGCTGAAAGAATGATCTTTTCAATGCTGATTCATGCTGCCGGAGATAATAATGTTGTCGAGGCTGGGGAACTAAAATCTTACTTCCAAACAACTTCAGGCAATCTGAGCTGGCAATCGTTTACCAACCACATTGAAAACCGCGGTAAGCATTTACTAGCCGATAACGGGTGGTCAGAAGAAGCAAGAGGGCGCTCGCTATTAGTTCCCTTTAAGGAACTCCGATTAACCAGTGCTGGGGTTGAAGAACTCTCGAAGGTTATGGGGTTCAGGTACTACCTCGAAACCTTTACCATCGTGGATGAGCGGGAAATGCAAGAAGTTGTCTTGTGGAAGTACTACCTGATCTATGCCACCCTTTTCGGCTGTGCCGATCGTGTCTATGAACAGCTCAAACGCCTTGTCCCCAACATTAAGAGTGTGCTTGCTGAAAGTGAAAATATCACTAGCATCGCAACCAACCTAGGCGATTCGGGCTACTCGGGTATCACCTCTGGATCTTTCGACGGCGGTGGCGGCTCTGGTGGTGGCGGCAGCTTCTCCGGTGGCGGTGGTGGCTCTAGCGGTGGCGGCTCCGGTGGTGGCACCCGCTAA
- a CDS encoding VIT1/CCC1 transporter family protein, whose product MASGTHPQEAHREDHASKLNWLRAGVLGANDGIVSVAALLLGMIGAHAQSATILTAGLASLVAGAVSMALGEYVSVSAQRDTEKFLIQKESWELENLVEHEHEELKTILCSYGMSPETAETAVNEIEAGDPLPVHLRLELGIDGEDLTNPWAAAGSSALAFTLGAALPLLTALLAPLTGQAWYVIVVTLATLALTGFISAKLSETDPVRAVVRLVLGGGLGLAITYGAGALFGAL is encoded by the coding sequence ATGGCTAGCGGTACCCACCCACAGGAAGCACATCGTGAGGATCATGCCTCGAAGCTGAATTGGCTACGCGCGGGCGTCCTCGGCGCTAATGATGGCATTGTTTCGGTTGCGGCTTTGCTTTTGGGCATGATTGGTGCGCACGCTCAGTCGGCGACGATCCTGACGGCTGGTTTGGCTTCCTTGGTGGCGGGCGCGGTCTCCATGGCTTTGGGTGAATATGTTTCGGTGTCGGCTCAGCGTGATACGGAAAAGTTCCTGATCCAAAAGGAATCTTGGGAACTAGAAAATTTGGTGGAGCATGAGCACGAGGAGTTAAAAACTATTCTTTGCTCCTACGGCATGAGCCCCGAAACGGCAGAGACTGCGGTTAACGAGATTGAGGCGGGCGACCCTTTGCCGGTGCACCTTCGCTTGGAGTTGGGCATTGACGGGGAGGATTTGACGAACCCTTGGGCGGCGGCTGGTTCTTCTGCTTTAGCTTTCACCTTGGGGGCGGCGCTGCCTCTTTTGACGGCACTTTTGGCTCCTTTGACCGGTCAGGCTTGGTACGTAATTGTGGTTACTTTGGCGACTTTGGCTTTGACTGGTTTTATTTCGGCGAAACTTTCGGAGACCGATCCGGTGCGCGCGGTGGTGCGACTGGTTCTTGGTGGCGGCCTCGGCTTAGCTATCACCTATGGTGCTGGTGCCTTGTTCGGGGCGCTATAA